A portion of the Faecalibacterium sp. I3-3-89 genome contains these proteins:
- a CDS encoding sensor histidine kinase: MKQLWRITERYYPWLLLLLGVDCFCAIILWISDIQAFQPLIGLVVLTSLLLFSAILFVLNKRETTRRELFRDFLSDPTICNEERLLSAISREEGESIRLLASVLQEHKTESNSMADALQDYEEYVEGWAHEAKTPLSLLTMLLDNRNDEISPSLQAKLDYVRSQLQEDVTQMLYYARLKSSTKDYRFEDVNLNDCLGEVLEDYAPLLEEKQFVILNKLQSETVYTDRRGLQFMLGQIVSNAIKYSSDSPMLTISVIHSETADILSVEDNGIGVKKYNLPYIFQKGFTGDSTDSRKKATGMGLYLVKKMADDLNLHLEAASQWGKGFKIVIFFPKLRSNGGK; the protein is encoded by the coding sequence ATGAAGCAGCTTTGGCGCATAACAGAGCGATACTACCCCTGGCTATTGTTGCTGTTGGGCGTGGATTGCTTTTGTGCTATCATTCTTTGGATTTCTGACATTCAGGCATTTCAACCCTTGATTGGGTTAGTAGTTCTGACAAGCCTCCTTTTGTTTTCAGCGATTCTGTTTGTACTAAACAAGCGGGAGACTACCCGCCGAGAACTGTTCCGGGATTTCCTCAGTGATCCTACCATCTGCAACGAGGAACGGCTGCTCAGTGCCATCAGCCGGGAAGAAGGAGAATCTATCCGGCTTCTGGCATCAGTTTTACAGGAACACAAAACTGAGAGTAACAGTATGGCAGATGCCCTACAGGACTATGAAGAATATGTGGAGGGCTGGGCACATGAAGCGAAAACGCCCCTATCGTTGCTGACCATGCTCTTGGATAACCGGAACGATGAAATCTCTCCTTCCCTGCAAGCAAAGCTGGATTATGTCCGCAGTCAGCTTCAGGAGGATGTCACGCAGATGCTGTACTATGCCCGGTTGAAGAGCAGTACAAAGGATTACCGATTTGAGGATGTCAATTTGAATGACTGCTTGGGTGAAGTTCTGGAGGACTATGCCCCACTTCTTGAAGAGAAGCAGTTTGTCATTCTCAACAAACTGCAATCTGAAACAGTCTATACAGACCGTAGAGGACTTCAGTTTATGTTGGGACAAATCGTTAGCAATGCCATCAAATATAGCAGCGATAGTCCCATGCTTACAATTTCCGTGATACATTCGGAGACCGCAGATATCCTTTCTGTTGAAGATAACGGCATTGGCGTAAAAAAATATAATCTGCCGTACATTTTTCAAAAGGGCTTTACCGGGGATTCTACTGACAGCAGAAAGAAGGCTACCGGTATGGGACTTTACCTGGTTAAGAAGATGGCCGACGATCTAAATCTTCATCTGGAAGCAGCTTCCCAGTGGGGAAAGGGCTTCAAGATTGTCATCTTCTTTCCTAAATTGAGATCCAACGGAGGGAAATAA
- a CDS encoding response regulator transcription factor produces the protein MKRIAVVEDEVYMREELCNMLQKDGYLAEAITEFEDAARLLAALRPDLVILDLNLPEISGFQICQELKNKTAIPVLVLTSRDQVKDELQAFHLGADEYLTKPCRKDRLLARVSNILKRYEGRTNLIEGPDFLLDQQTYTLYIHNTSVVLPKNQGKLLVALLSGGDALVTTEQLCIALWGTTEYIDENALQVNLTRLKKTMSGLEMKQRIVAVRGMGYRLETGVAP, from the coding sequence GTGAAAAGAATTGCTGTTGTGGAAGATGAAGTCTATATGCGGGAAGAACTCTGCAATATGCTCCAAAAGGACGGGTATCTTGCGGAGGCAATCACCGAGTTTGAAGATGCCGCTCGGCTCCTGGCAGCCCTCCGTCCTGACCTTGTGATCTTAGACCTGAATTTGCCGGAGATCAGTGGCTTTCAAATCTGCCAGGAACTAAAGAATAAAACCGCTATCCCCGTCCTGGTACTAACTTCCAGAGATCAGGTAAAGGATGAACTGCAAGCGTTCCACTTGGGTGCCGATGAATATTTGACGAAGCCGTGCAGAAAAGACCGGCTTCTTGCCAGGGTATCCAATATTCTCAAAAGGTATGAAGGCCGTACCAATCTCATAGAGGGACCAGATTTCCTGTTAGACCAGCAGACCTACACGCTTTATATTCATAATACCTCTGTCGTGCTTCCAAAAAATCAGGGAAAACTGTTGGTTGCTCTTTTGTCCGGCGGCGATGCTCTGGTCACGACGGAGCAACTTTGCATAGCACTATGGGGAACCACGGAATACATAGACGAAAATGCCTTGCAGGTTAATCTGACCAGGCTGAAAAAGACGATGTCCGGTCTTGAGATGAAGCAGCGAATCGTTGCGGTTCGTGGGATGGGCTATCGTCTGGAAACGGGGGTGGCTCCATGA
- a CDS encoding ABC transporter permease — translation MGTLLVDKLLLLIPAFYGMTLGILFFLIYFACKYQFERRRHELGVYLMLGMRRSKLFGMLLAEDCLTSILAMLIGLPVAVVLSEIVSLVTAKLVGMGIIGHQFSLSWSAIEWTLAGFLAIKLTALLILSGRISRQEIGTLLSQPTNRPKKQMPSVIYGLAAICGSVMLAVAYYMAIQGIAWTKVSMMGLTLLLGIVGTMLLFYGMRALIALIVKKGKGNKQLHVFTFRQIQENVIHQSNSMAISSLLILAALCCFGAGVGIAGTNSLSSGHVIDYTFEDHTAEDSSQVLPNIKAVLKENSLENQFSELFEMRVGRIRTTEDYDNAYSMDAVMDSLRSLPQSEDRDVLLNNLGYATYPYLICLSDYNRLLELSGNPALQLGEKEATVYIDTEFTTASRTAMLNQVLAGQPKVELDGSPIHLTGEVQSVNLVTDRSITLSFALILPDEAFLYYSQGMYDTYVNAVLSEQALNGNSLMTAYSDLNEKLDKIGIEYESYLQNMGRQLFYTVASIYITLYLAIVFLVVANTIVGVQFLMSQQKTGRRYQTLIRLGATYESLCQSAGKQIAWFMGLPVLVAAVSSLFGVRALFTGILSSRTRGTVPEMLLVSATMILLLCVIEYIYMRVVKHSSDRYLLTLMQPQREE, via the coding sequence ATGGGAACTCTGCTAGTTGACAAACTCCTGCTTCTGATTCCTGCGTTTTATGGAATGACCCTCGGTATTCTGTTCTTTTTGATCTATTTTGCCTGCAAGTATCAGTTCGAGCGCAGACGGCATGAGCTTGGTGTTTATCTAATGTTGGGGATGCGTAGAAGTAAACTGTTTGGTATGCTTCTGGCGGAAGATTGCCTGACCAGTATTCTTGCCATGCTCATAGGCTTACCTGTGGCTGTGGTGCTTTCAGAAATTGTCAGTCTTGTCACCGCCAAGCTGGTAGGCATGGGGATCATCGGTCATCAGTTTTCTTTATCCTGGTCTGCGATTGAATGGACGCTGGCAGGATTTCTGGCAATTAAGCTGACGGCACTTCTGATTTTGAGTGGACGAATCAGCCGCCAGGAGATCGGTACTTTGCTATCCCAGCCAACGAACCGCCCCAAAAAGCAAATGCCATCTGTTATCTATGGACTGGCTGCTATATGCGGAAGTGTGATGTTGGCAGTGGCTTACTACATGGCGATTCAGGGAATTGCATGGACAAAGGTAAGTATGATGGGACTGACTTTGCTGTTGGGCATAGTTGGTACGATGCTGCTTTTCTATGGGATGCGTGCGCTGATTGCTTTGATTGTTAAGAAAGGAAAAGGAAATAAGCAGCTTCATGTATTTACCTTCCGGCAGATTCAGGAGAATGTCATTCATCAGTCAAACTCCATGGCCATCAGCTCCCTGCTGATTCTGGCGGCGCTGTGTTGTTTTGGTGCGGGCGTAGGAATTGCAGGAACGAATAGCCTGTCTTCTGGCCATGTAATCGACTATACTTTTGAAGATCATACTGCAGAAGATTCATCGCAGGTTCTTCCGAATATAAAGGCAGTCCTGAAAGAAAACAGTTTGGAAAATCAATTTTCAGAGCTTTTTGAAATGAGGGTTGGGCGTATTCGCACCACAGAAGATTATGATAATGCCTACAGCATGGACGCTGTTATGGACTCTCTTCGGAGCCTGCCCCAGTCGGAAGACCGGGATGTCCTTCTGAACAATCTTGGTTATGCCACATACCCATATTTGATTTGTTTATCGGACTATAATCGTTTGTTGGAATTGTCCGGCAATCCGGCTCTCCAATTAGGCGAAAAGGAGGCCACTGTCTATATTGATACAGAGTTTACTACGGCAAGCCGTACCGCAATGCTGAACCAAGTATTGGCCGGGCAGCCCAAGGTGGAACTGGATGGTAGTCCGATTCATCTTACAGGAGAGGTTCAGTCTGTGAATTTGGTCACGGACCGTTCTATAACCTTGTCCTTTGCATTGATTCTTCCGGATGAAGCATTCCTATATTATAGTCAGGGAATGTATGATACCTATGTCAATGCGGTGCTCAGTGAGCAAGCTCTGAATGGAAATAGCCTTATGACTGCCTATTCCGATCTGAACGAGAAGCTGGACAAAATAGGTATCGAATATGAAAGCTATCTTCAGAATATGGGCCGCCAGCTTTTCTACACCGTAGCATCCATCTATATTACCCTCTATCTGGCGATTGTGTTCTTGGTGGTTGCCAACACCATTGTGGGTGTTCAGTTCCTGATGAGCCAGCAGAAAACCGGGCGTAGATACCAGACCCTGATCCGCCTGGGAGCCACTTACGAAAGCCTTTGCCAGTCTGCCGGAAAGCAGATTGCGTGGTTTATGGGACTTCCTGTATTGGTTGCAGCTGTCAGCAGTCTGTTTGGAGTCAGAGCGTTGTTTACAGGGATACTCTCGTCCCGAACCCGTGGGACAGTGCCTGAAATGCTGCTTGTATCTGCTACTATGATTTTGCTGCTTTGCGTGATAGAATATATTTATATGAGAGTGGTCAAGCACTCCAGTGATCGGTATTTGCTGACACTGATGCAGCCGCAGAGAGAAGAATAA
- a CDS encoding recombinase family protein, with protein sequence MTTAPNSAILDPLTNPVLTVAPQSKEDTTMSGATNKITALYCRLSQEDARLGESLSIENQKAILLEYAKKNHFPNPVFFVDDGYSGTNYDRPGFQSMLVEIEAGRVGIVITKDLSRLGRNSALTGLYTNFTFPQYSVRYIAINDNYDTIDPNSVNNDFAGIKNWFNEFYARDTSRKIRAVQKAKGERGVPLTVNVPYGYVKDPENPKHWLVDPEAAAIVKRIFSMCMEGRGPTQIANQLWVDNVLTPTAYKLSHGRSTNAPAPEDPYRWDKRAVSLILERREYTGCTVNFKTYTNSIWDKKRHLNPVENQAIFPDTHERIIDDDVFEKVQEIRNQRHRMTRTGKSSIFSGMVYCADCGSKMQYGSSNNRDFSQDFFDCSLHKKNGSKCKGHFIRVKVLEGRVLSHVQRVTDYILRHEDYFRKVMEEQLRVESTEKLTVLKKQLARNEKRIADLKRLFMKIYEDNASGKLSDERFDMMSQSYDAEQKHLEEEALSIQQEIEVQEQQIENIEKFVQKAHKYVHIEELTPYALRELVSAIYVDAPDKSSGKRVQHIHIKYDGLGYIPLDELEAKEKA encoded by the coding sequence ATGACAACTGCGCCTAATTCTGCTATACTTGACCCGTTAACCAATCCTGTACTGACAGTTGCTCCACAGAGTAAGGAGGACACAACAATGTCTGGAGCAACGAATAAGATCACCGCACTTTACTGCCGACTGTCGCAAGAGGACGCACGGCTCGGCGAAAGCCTGTCCATTGAGAACCAGAAGGCTATCCTTCTGGAATACGCCAAAAAGAACCACTTCCCGAACCCAGTGTTCTTTGTGGATGATGGCTACTCCGGCACGAACTATGACCGCCCCGGCTTTCAGAGTATGCTGGTCGAGATCGAAGCAGGGCGTGTAGGAATCGTTATCACGAAAGACCTGTCCCGACTGGGGCGCAACTCTGCCTTGACGGGTCTGTACACAAACTTTACCTTTCCCCAGTATAGCGTTCGCTACATTGCCATTAACGACAATTACGACACCATTGACCCGAACAGCGTAAACAACGATTTTGCGGGTATTAAGAACTGGTTCAACGAGTTTTACGCCCGCGATACCAGCCGCAAGATTCGGGCTGTCCAGAAGGCCAAGGGAGAGCGTGGAGTGCCGCTGACGGTCAATGTTCCGTACGGCTATGTAAAAGACCCGGAGAACCCGAAGCATTGGCTTGTTGACCCGGAAGCGGCTGCGATTGTGAAGCGCATCTTCTCCATGTGCATGGAGGGACGTGGCCCGACCCAAATTGCAAACCAACTGTGGGTGGACAATGTTCTGACTCCCACCGCCTACAAGCTGAGCCATGGCCGGAGTACAAACGCACCTGCCCCGGAAGACCCTTACCGCTGGGATAAAAGAGCAGTAAGTTTGATTCTGGAACGCCGGGAGTACACTGGCTGCACAGTCAACTTCAAGACCTATACTAACTCTATCTGGGATAAAAAGAGACATTTGAATCCTGTGGAAAATCAGGCTATCTTCCCGGATACACATGAGCGCATTATTGACGATGATGTGTTTGAAAAGGTTCAGGAGATTCGTAACCAGCGTCACCGCATGACCCGGACAGGCAAGAGCAGCATTTTCTCCGGTATGGTCTACTGCGCTGACTGCGGTTCCAAGATGCAATATGGTTCGTCCAACAACAGGGACTTCAGTCAAGACTTCTTTGATTGCTCTCTGCACAAGAAGAACGGGAGCAAGTGCAAGGGACACTTCATCCGAGTAAAGGTTCTGGAAGGACGTGTACTGAGTCATGTTCAGCGGGTGACGGACTACATTCTCCGTCATGAAGACTACTTCCGCAAGGTCATGGAGGAGCAGCTTCGGGTGGAAAGCACCGAAAAGCTGACCGTCCTGAAGAAGCAGCTTGCCCGGAATGAGAAGCGGATTGCAGACCTCAAACGGCTGTTCATGAAAATCTACGAGGATAACGCCAGCGGAAAGCTGAGCGATGAACGCTTTGACATGATGAGCCAGAGCTACGATGCCGAACAGAAGCATCTGGAAGAGGAAGCCCTTTCTATCCAGCAGGAAATCGAAGTACAGGAACAGCAGATCGAGAATATTGAGAAGTTCGTCCAGAAAGCGCACAAATACGTTCATATTGAAGAACTCACCCCTTATGCTCTCCGTGAACTGGTGTCGGCCATCTATGTAGATGCCCCGGATAAGTCCAGCGGAAAGCGGGTGCAGCACATCCATATCAAGTACGATGGGCTGGGGTATATCCCTCTGGATGAACTGGAAGCAAAAGAAAAGGCGTGA
- a CDS encoding YjdF family protein, translated as MDIDSTKLTVFFEAPFWIGVFERIERRKLSVCKVVFGAEPKDYEVLEYLLKNYSRLRFSPSVETVVKKESVNPKRLQRQIRKETAATGIGTKSQQALQMQREENKLVRKALSRKQREAEKQRQFELKQQKRKEKHRGR; from the coding sequence ATGGACATTGATTCTACAAAGCTGACTGTGTTTTTTGAGGCTCCATTCTGGATTGGAGTGTTTGAGCGTATTGAGAGAAGAAAGCTTTCAGTGTGTAAAGTCGTGTTTGGCGCAGAACCAAAGGACTATGAAGTCTTGGAGTATCTGCTCAAGAATTACAGTCGGCTGCGCTTCAGTCCATCTGTTGAGACAGTTGTAAAGAAAGAGTCTGTGAATCCAAAGCGATTGCAACGGCAAATCCGAAAGGAAACAGCTGCCACAGGAATCGGCACAAAATCACAGCAGGCGTTGCAAATGCAGCGAGAAGAAAACAAGCTGGTGCGAAAAGCACTTAGCCGTAAACAACGCGAAGCAGAAAAGCAGCGTCAATTTGAACTGAAACAGCAGAAGCGAAAGGAAAAGCATCGGGGCAGATAA
- a CDS encoding ABC transporter ATP-binding protein, with translation MKPILNIENLTKIYGNVPSQTNALNGITLQVMPGEFLGIMGSSGSGKSTLLNCIATVIQPTGGSIQVEGDTLQSLRGKALAEYRGKKVGYLFQNFELLDNLTGRENILLPTSLHGVSEAESSQRLKQLADYLEITDVLDKFPSKMSGGQRQRVAAARALILHPQMILADEPTGALDSKNARSLMEKLSGLNRDEQATILMVTHDSNAASFCKRILFIQDGVIFHELRRGDESQQEFYGRILKVMAQLGGGSANVL, from the coding sequence ATGAAACCCATTTTGAATATTGAAAATTTAACAAAAATCTATGGCAATGTGCCAAGTCAAACAAATGCACTGAATGGGATCACCCTCCAGGTGATGCCGGGAGAGTTTCTCGGCATTATGGGAAGCAGTGGTTCCGGTAAATCCACGCTTCTCAACTGTATTGCAACTGTGATTCAGCCCACCGGTGGAAGCATTCAGGTGGAGGGCGATACTCTGCAATCCCTCAGGGGAAAGGCTCTTGCAGAGTACCGTGGCAAAAAAGTTGGTTATCTATTCCAGAACTTTGAATTGCTGGACAACCTGACTGGCAGGGAAAACATCCTGCTCCCGACTTCCTTGCATGGGGTATCCGAAGCAGAAAGCAGCCAGCGGCTGAAGCAGTTGGCTGACTATCTGGAAATCACTGATGTTCTGGATAAGTTTCCGTCCAAGATGTCCGGCGGCCAGCGTCAGCGTGTTGCGGCAGCAAGGGCTCTGATCTTACATCCCCAAATGATCCTTGCCGATGAACCGACGGGTGCGCTGGATTCTAAGAACGCAAGAAGTCTTATGGAGAAGCTGTCCGGCCTGAATCGTGACGAACAAGCTACGATCCTGATGGTAACCCATGATTCCAATGCCGCCAGCTTCTGTAAGCGCATCCTGTTCATCCAGGATGGCGTGATCTTTCATGAGCTTCGGCGTGGAGACGAAAGCCAGCAGGAGTTCTACGGGCGCATCCTGAAGGTGATGGCGCAACTGGGAGGGGGCAGCGCAAATGTTCTCTAA
- a CDS encoding DUF3658 domain-containing protein, with protein sequence MLEVVFSDSAAGTMAVAIGHKGFLGGATSVIISDGTVSKEEIEKFQHQAEERERSGWENAIPLEGNRKDIVNLPLALSVGNISEAGICLERESALSLLLSILPDMASEIVTKLLNTSRKNYATLLEKAQNGEPIRVWVGRDPDDVCGLYWLLEQLRPIGFEKLDITIVELPMWETRPDGCIVQYNGWGEVEPYHLGRMASLGKKLPTNYLRSLANRWRELQQENSPLRAVINGKLVSVSETLYDTFILRELDTLDDEFRESVLVGQVLGKNQLGIGDGWIALRVEQFIKEGLLLPITTPAPNAPIYHRMLKKIK encoded by the coding sequence ATGTTAGAAGTAGTATTTAGCGACAGTGCCGCAGGGACTATGGCGGTTGCGATTGGACATAAGGGTTTTTTAGGCGGAGCAACCAGTGTAATTATCTCTGATGGGACAGTTTCAAAAGAAGAAATAGAAAAGTTCCAGCATCAAGCAGAAGAACGGGAGCGTTCTGGTTGGGAGAATGCTATACCGTTGGAAGGAAATCGTAAGGACATAGTTAATCTTCCGCTGGCATTGTCTGTGGGCAACATCTCCGAAGCAGGAATTTGTTTGGAGCGTGAGTCGGCATTATCTTTGCTACTAAGCATACTGCCCGATATGGCATCTGAAATCGTAACTAAACTTCTCAATACATCCCGAAAGAACTATGCTACACTACTGGAAAAAGCACAAAACGGAGAGCCGATTCGTGTTTGGGTCGGACGAGACCCAGATGATGTGTGCGGATTGTATTGGCTTCTGGAACAACTACGACCAATCGGCTTTGAAAAATTGGATATTACCATTGTGGAGCTTCCAATGTGGGAAACAAGACCAGATGGATGCATTGTCCAGTATAACGGTTGGGGAGAAGTTGAACCTTATCACTTGGGACGGATGGCATCTCTTGGGAAGAAGTTGCCAACAAATTACCTTCGTAGTTTGGCTAACCGCTGGAGAGAACTCCAACAGGAAAATTCTCCTCTTCGTGCTGTTATAAACGGCAAACTGGTCAGCGTATCAGAAACTCTGTATGATACATTTATTCTTCGAGAATTGGATACACTGGACGACGAGTTTAGGGAAAGCGTGCTTGTTGGACAGGTTCTTGGAAAGAATCAATTAGGGATCGGTGATGGGTGGATTGCTTTGCGTGTGGAACAATTTATCAAAGAGGGACTTCTGCTCCCAATCACAACTCCTGCACCAAATGCACCTATTTATCACCGTATGTTAAAGAAAATAAAGTAA
- a CDS encoding DUF6076 domain-containing protein — MNQELMTLDFWQDTVIYEGKTLPVGALACDALNVPADTIAKMNEQCEKINLLLGILNAGQDASALCPIATEAALTMLDILSQTPPFSYMNISKHRERIEKVFTVDNALKYVEFAIKAATNSLQFEEIQNFADAMMLQRYTAVFGHLAYSLGEYQTTMLDFAEKSDGNEADRTAEGFARMFGNYFPPEFSITEGNAWMSTLNNSVQYVSVIRPGEKVAKLVKRMHYVSFVGMFRSDLFEGLCVGHAPKKCKICGKWFLTTNARHTKYCGGYAPGDKLHRTCRQIGNLKGREQRELADDHPLKQIYEKRLNTINRYVKRGALDADLAEVMKKLAKDKMLRALSNVAYAKGDYEKEMGQAALKKEAIKRI; from the coding sequence ATGAACCAAGAACTGATGACATTGGATTTTTGGCAGGATACGGTCATATATGAGGGAAAAACACTTCCTGTCGGCGCTCTTGCCTGTGATGCGCTGAATGTCCCTGCGGATACCATCGCAAAGATGAACGAGCAATGCGAGAAAATCAATCTGCTGCTTGGAATATTAAACGCCGGACAGGATGCTTCTGCACTCTGTCCTATTGCAACGGAAGCTGCTCTGACGATGCTTGATATTCTCAGTCAAACACCGCCGTTCTCCTATATGAATATCTCAAAGCACAGAGAACGGATTGAAAAAGTCTTTACTGTGGACAATGCGCTGAAATATGTGGAGTTTGCCATAAAAGCCGCAACCAATTCTTTGCAATTTGAAGAAATCCAGAACTTTGCCGATGCGATGATGCTCCAACGCTATACCGCAGTTTTCGGGCATCTGGCATACTCCCTTGGGGAATACCAAACGACCATGCTTGATTTTGCAGAAAAATCAGACGGCAACGAAGCTGACCGTACCGCAGAGGGCTTTGCCAGAATGTTCGGCAATTATTTCCCGCCGGAGTTTTCCATCACGGAGGGCAATGCCTGGATGTCTACCCTGAACAATTCCGTTCAGTATGTATCCGTCATCCGTCCCGGCGAAAAAGTTGCGAAGCTGGTCAAGCGGATGCACTATGTATCCTTTGTGGGGATGTTCCGGTCTGATCTCTTTGAGGGCCTGTGTGTTGGCCATGCACCGAAAAAATGCAAAATCTGCGGCAAATGGTTTCTGACCACCAATGCAAGGCACACCAAATACTGCGGCGGCTACGCTCCGGGGGACAAGCTGCACCGCACCTGCCGGCAGATCGGTAACCTGAAAGGCAGAGAACAGCGGGAACTTGCGGACGATCATCCGCTGAAACAGATTTATGAGAAGCGACTGAATACCATAAACCGCTATGTGAAGCGTGGCGCTCTGGACGCTGATCTTGCAGAGGTTATGAAAAAACTGGCGAAAGATAAGATGCTTCGGGCGCTGAGCAATGTCGCTTACGCCAAGGGTGATTATGAAAAAGAAATGGGACAGGCTGCGTTGAAGAAAGAAGCAATAAAAAGAATTTGA
- a CDS encoding CHC2 zinc finger domain-containing protein: MTIYETIKVAISVKQAAEHYGLKVNRNGMACCPFHNDRHPSMKLNEDYFFCFGCGVKGDVIDFVARSFDLSSYEAAQKLASDFGLDPKPPTAAAMAKLKRPYIRQFREDEMLCFRVLTDYLHLLEDWKVRYAPKTPENALDDRFVEACQMHCHIEYMADVLTVGDLEERVALVDKLMKEGKIAFLQEYTARKKKEVAYHGEEPKNA; the protein is encoded by the coding sequence ATGACAATCTATGAAACCATCAAGGTGGCAATCAGCGTAAAGCAAGCCGCCGAACACTACGGGCTGAAAGTCAACCGAAACGGCATGGCTTGCTGCCCGTTCCACAATGACAGGCATCCGAGCATGAAGCTGAATGAGGATTATTTCTTCTGCTTTGGCTGCGGAGTCAAGGGGGATGTGATCGACTTCGTGGCAAGGTCGTTCGATCTGAGCAGCTATGAAGCAGCGCAAAAGCTGGCTTCGGACTTCGGACTTGACCCGAAACCGCCCACTGCCGCAGCTATGGCCAAGCTCAAACGTCCCTATATCCGTCAGTTCCGGGAGGATGAAATGCTGTGCTTCCGGGTGCTGACGGATTATCTGCATCTGCTGGAAGATTGGAAAGTACGATACGCACCCAAGACACCGGAAAATGCTCTGGATGATCGTTTTGTGGAAGCCTGCCAGATGCACTGCCATATCGAATATATGGCAGACGTGCTGACCGTGGGCGATCTGGAAGAACGGGTGGCATTGGTGGACAAGCTGATGAAGGAGGGCAAGATTGCTTTTCTGCAAGAGTACACCGCACGAAAGAAGAAGGAGGTGGCGTACCATGGCGAAGAACCGAAAAACGCCTGA
- a CDS encoding DNA primase family protein, which produces MAKNRKTPDMNLPMWFDGQNINEALFCEEFLHERRIIFANGAFFTPDGRVTDDLPLRGEIYDKLKFCAANNIPRKITNILEVLKLEAQVPDFPPEQDRIHVSNGTLLLNGTFTEGRPAIVRSRLPVAYNLDATAPVIWLNFLDGLLHAEDIPTLQEFIGYCLIPSNKGQRMMVIKGNGGEGKSQIGAVLSTIFGTNMKDGSIGKISENRFARADLEHILLCVDDDMRMEALRQTNYVKSIVTAQGKMDLERKGKQSYQGWMFARLLAFSNGDLQALYDRSDGFYRRQLVLTTKEKPVGRADDPDLAEKMKAEAEGIFLWVFEGLQRLVANNFKFTESDRIRENREAVKRDNNNIFDFMDSEGYIRRKADASISSKDFYEIYRMWCEENSLAPLKARSFSDAMIANAKKFNLEHCNNITNSAGRRVWGFMGVEAVARPHINGFYDVSSCTYVPEEWRD; this is translated from the coding sequence ATGGCGAAGAACCGAAAAACGCCTGATATGAACTTGCCCATGTGGTTTGATGGGCAGAACATCAACGAAGCTCTGTTTTGTGAAGAATTTCTGCATGAGCGCAGAATCATCTTTGCAAACGGAGCTTTTTTCACGCCCGATGGTAGAGTGACGGACGATCTCCCATTGCGTGGGGAGATTTACGACAAGCTGAAATTCTGTGCTGCGAACAATATCCCACGGAAGATCACCAACATTCTGGAAGTGCTGAAACTGGAAGCACAAGTGCCGGACTTTCCGCCGGAGCAGGATCGCATTCATGTGTCCAACGGTACGCTGCTGCTGAACGGAACATTTACCGAGGGCAGACCGGCTATCGTGCGAAGTCGTCTGCCTGTTGCTTACAATCTCGATGCTACTGCGCCGGTGATCTGGCTGAACTTTCTGGATGGGCTGCTCCATGCGGAGGACATCCCCACTTTGCAGGAGTTCATTGGCTACTGTCTGATTCCCTCCAACAAAGGTCAGCGCATGATGGTGATTAAGGGCAACGGCGGTGAGGGCAAATCCCAAATCGGTGCGGTGCTGTCCACCATCTTCGGCACGAATATGAAAGACGGCAGCATCGGGAAGATTTCTGAAAACCGTTTTGCCCGTGCCGATCTGGAACACATCCTGCTGTGCGTGGATGATGATATGCGGATGGAAGCTCTGCGTCAGACCAACTATGTAAAATCCATCGTGACTGCACAGGGCAAAATGGACTTGGAACGCAAGGGCAAGCAGAGTTATCAGGGCTGGATGTTTGCCCGGTTGCTGGCATTCAGCAATGGTGATCTGCAAGCCCTGTATGACCGCAGCGACGGCTTTTACCGCAGACAGCTTGTACTGACTACCAAGGAAAAGCCCGTGGGCAGAGCCGACGATCCCGACCTTGCTGAGAAGATGAAAGCCGAAGCTGAGGGCATCTTCCTGTGGGTGTTCGAAGGATTGCAGCGGCTCGTTGCCAACAACTTTAAGTTTACGGAGAGTGACCGTATCCGGGAAAACCGGGAAGCGGTCAAGCGTGACAACAACAATATCTTTGATTTCATGGATTCCGAGGGATATATCCGGCGTAAAGCGGATGCGTCCATCAGCTCCAAGGATTTCTATGAAATCTATCGGATGTGGTGCGAAGAAAATTCCCTTGCACCGCTGAAAGCCCGCAGCTTCAGCGACGCCATGATTGCCAATGCCAAGAAATTCAATCTGGAACATTGCAACAACATCACCAACTCTGCCGGACGGCGGGTGTGGGGATTTATGGGTGTGGAAGCTGTGGCAAGGCCTCATATAAATGGGTTTTACGATGTTTCGTCATGTACGTACGTACCGGAGGAATGGCGGGATTGA